A window of the Microbacterium sp. LWH13-1.2 genome harbors these coding sequences:
- a CDS encoding DUF222 domain-containing protein: MNSTVELLDRVIADLDTVLSDDALAGLSDADRVTVLQGAGAVFRRAEAVIVETVATGDAGDFPHSVGCRGVNELLQRTVRVDVRGASRVDTVVDLVRRPVSLAGERMPARWSELRLALLDGVVGVAGFLAATGPIERVWDRLSVDQRLAADVALAGCARGHGVDTGVEEGESGPAPTAQDLKALAEDLASMFDPDGEEPKDEDSRRRRGITIGRLTDGVHAIRGYLTPDVAAQLQLIMDAILNPKGDGPPMPGVHFAPSDGDGDGDDADAGAGAGAGAGARAGAGADPFNSDPRCVLDDRTASQKRHDALAMVFAIAARHRDMPTLGGSSPVLVVTVDAKDLAAHGSHAAGAAFGNAASGTGGAGGNNGWATIPGSGAHIPVPVAAHVACAGTIQRVLMDEGRIIGITTTDRVFTVHQRRAIIARDKECLIPGCHVPASWCEIHHVTEHARGGPTHTDNGVPLCWWHHRSLGSSGWEIRMDDGLPQVRGPRWWDPDQRWRTPRLSLPRISHASLKPVLTG, from the coding sequence ATGAACAGCACGGTGGAGCTTCTGGATCGGGTCATCGCCGACCTCGACACGGTGCTGTCCGATGACGCGCTCGCCGGGTTGTCGGATGCGGATCGGGTCACCGTGTTGCAGGGTGCGGGGGCTGTCTTCCGGCGTGCGGAGGCGGTGATCGTCGAGACCGTTGCGACGGGTGATGCGGGGGACTTTCCGCATTCGGTGGGGTGTCGGGGTGTGAATGAGTTGTTGCAGCGGACGGTGCGGGTGGATGTGCGGGGTGCGTCGCGGGTCGACACGGTCGTCGATCTGGTGCGGCGGCCGGTGAGTCTGGCGGGGGAGCGGATGCCGGCGCGGTGGTCGGAGTTGCGGCTCGCGCTGTTGGATGGGGTGGTCGGGGTGGCGGGGTTTCTCGCGGCGACGGGTCCGATCGAGCGGGTGTGGGATCGTCTCAGCGTGGATCAACGGTTGGCGGCGGATGTCGCGTTGGCGGGGTGCGCGCGCGGGCACGGGGTCGACACGGGCGTCGAAGAGGGCGAATCGGGTCCGGCGCCGACGGCGCAGGATTTGAAGGCTCTTGCGGAGGATCTCGCGTCGATGTTCGACCCGGACGGGGAAGAACCGAAGGATGAGGACTCCCGCCGTCGCCGAGGCATCACGATCGGCCGGTTGACGGACGGTGTGCATGCGATCCGGGGGTATCTGACCCCGGACGTCGCGGCGCAACTGCAGCTGATCATGGACGCGATCCTCAACCCCAAGGGTGACGGCCCGCCGATGCCCGGAGTCCACTTCGCCCCCAGCGACGGCGACGGCGACGGCGACGATGCCGACGCGGGTGCGGGTGCGGGTGCGGGTGCGGGTGCCCGTGCGGGGGCGGGTGCCGATCCGTTCAACTCGGATCCGCGGTGCGTGCTCGATGATCGCACCGCGTCGCAGAAACGCCACGATGCCCTGGCGATGGTGTTCGCGATCGCGGCCCGCCACAGGGACATGCCCACCCTTGGTGGGTCATCACCGGTGCTCGTCGTCACCGTCGACGCGAAAGACCTCGCCGCTCACGGCTCGCACGCAGCCGGTGCGGCCTTCGGGAACGCTGCGTCCGGAACGGGCGGAGCGGGCGGCAACAACGGCTGGGCGACGATCCCCGGATCCGGTGCTCACATCCCTGTCCCGGTCGCCGCGCACGTCGCCTGCGCCGGGACCATCCAACGGGTGCTGATGGATGAGGGCCGGATCATCGGCATCACCACCACGGACCGGGTGTTCACCGTGCACCAACGCCGGGCGATCATCGCCCGCGACAAGGAATGCTTGATCCCCGGCTGTCATGTTCCCGCGTCGTGGTGCGAGATCCACCACGTCACCGAACATGCGAGGGGTGGGCCGACGCATACGGACAATGGTGTGCCGTTGTGCTGGTGGCATCACCGATCCCTCGGATCCTCCGGGTGGGAGATCCGCATGGACGACGGCCTCCCGCAGGTGCGAGGTCCGCGATGGTGGGACCCCGACCAACGATGGCGCACCCCGAGACTCAGCCTCCCGCGGATAAGCCACGCATCGCTGAAACCGGTCCTCACCGGCTGA